CTTGCTTATTTGCCTTATGCGGATACAGAGCTGCTGGCGGAGTGCCTGGTGGCTCTGGCGAATGGTGATGGCGGGTTGATTGTGATGGGCGTGGACGATGAGGGACGGCCGTCTGGCACAATTTGGGAAGAAGAGGCGGAAGGGGCGCTGCGTCAGGCTGCCACCATGTGCCGCCCGCCTGTGCCCACCCAATGGCAGCCAGTGGAACAAGGCGCGGAACGGTTGGTGGGCATTTACGTCCCGCGCAGCACAGAACTACACAGCCTGCACGACGGCCGTGTCCTGGTGCGCAGCGGCAGCGACAACCGTCCCTTGTCTGGCGACGAAATTCGCAGCCTGTCTAACAGCAAAAGCTCGGCTGAGTTTGAGACGGAGCCGGTTCCCGGCGCACGGCCGTCTGACCTGGATACGGCCGTTGTGCGCGACTACCTGGATCGGCGCGAAGGGCGCGGCGCTGGCAAAGTCTCATCCACCGACGAGCTGCTGTTTGAGATTGGGGCCATAGACCGCGACGGCAGCCCAACGACGACCGGCATTTTGCTGTTTGGGCGCAACCCCCAGGCCTTTTTTCCGCAGAGCGGTGTGGTGTTTGTGCGCTTTCCGGGCACCGAACCGAGGGGCGAAGATGGGGGGATTGGTTACGGCCGTCGTGACGAAATCGCCGGCCCCATCGCCCGCGTGGTTGAACGCGCCTGGAATGTCATCTTCGAGGAAATGCGCGTCGGCGCGCAAGTCAGCCAGTTAGTGCGGGAAGAACTGACCGAATATCCCCGTTTTGCCGTGCGCGAAGCCCTGGTCAACGCTATCGCCCATCGAGATTACCGCATCAAAGGGCGGCGCATTGAAGTACGCATGTACGCCGACCGGTTGGAAATCATCAGCCCCGGCGGACTGCCCGGCTATATGACCATAGACAATCTGGTTGAAGAGCATTTTTCGCGCAATCCGCGCCTGGTAAACGGGCTGTATCAATGGGGCTATATCGAGGAATTAGGGCTGGGCATAGACCAGATGATCGAGGAAATGGTGCAGGCCGGTCATCCACCGCCGCAGTTCCGGGCCACGCCCCATCTGTTCACCGTTACCTTATCCAACAAGCGCGAGCGCGCCGCCCCGCCCAAGTGGACGCGCAGCATGAACGAGCGACAAACCCGCGCCCTGAACTTCATCCGTGAAAATGGCAGCATTACCAACCGGGAGTACCGCGAATTGTGCCCCGACGTTTCCGCCGAGACACTGCGCCTGGACATGGTAGACCTGGTGGAACGGGGCGTTTTGCTGAAAATTGGCTCAAAAAAGGGTACCTATTACATTTTGAAATGAGGCGAGAACGCCGAGTTTTGTGTCGGTAATCCGGGGTCTCTGATGAATTCGGTGGCTGTCTCTTTCCCAACATATCCCAAATATATCCCAAGTTTGATTTGGGATATATTGGGATAACCCAAGAAGTTCAGAGCAGCGCCGGGAAAACGAGTATAATTCTGGCGGTGGAGGCAATAGGGGTGACGGCCGTAAACCGTAACCGGAACAAGACATCAGGAACGGCCGTTTCTAACGCATAGTTTGTCATGACATTGTCACAACAATTTCTCATCGTGGCTATCTTGCCGCTAACGCTTCTGGGCATGGTGGTTTATTTGTGGGTGCGGGGAAGCAAGCGCCGACACGTGCTGTATCGGTGGACGTTGACGCTGTTGGCGACGGCCGTGTGGGCCAGCAGTATGCTGCGTTTTTACGGTGGGTCCTATTTTCCCCCTATCCTGGTTTTCAATTGGGGCATTGTCGGCTCCTATGCCTTTACCCTGGCGGCGTTTGGCGTATTACTGACGACGCTGCGCTACATGTTTGTTGCCAACCGGCCTGGTAAAGCGGCGCTCGGCGTCAGCGGCTGCCTCTGGTTGGCGGCCGTTGGGCTGGATGCCAACATTTCGCCTGGCGCACTGCCGGCGATATATCTGGGTACACAGACGATCCGCCCCTTTGATATATGGGCGGCCGTGTGGATTGCCAGTTGGGTCATTCCGGTCTTGGCGTCCTGGATGTTTACCCATCAGGTGAACACCACGCTGCCCATTTCCCTGTACCGCAATCAAATTCGGTATTGGCTGTTGGTCCTGGGGTTGTTTGCCATCGGTGGCTGCCTGACTTCTATTCACCAGCCGGGGCAGCCTATCTGGCAAGAAATGGGCGTTCTGGTGGTCATCCTGGCCGCCCTGGTAGGAACCATCAGCCTGACGCATGGGCAGATGCCCGATTTGCAGGTGGCGGCGCGGCAGTTAATCTATCGGCTGTCTGGCACGGTGACGGTTTTTGCCCTGGTTTGGCTGGCATTGACCTTTATTTTGCGCATTGTCACCAATCTACCCGCCACTACCGACCCTAATCTGATATTGATTTTGGCTGCGGCCGTTTTTGCGGCGCTGCTGATGGTGGTGTACCGATTGGTCAATGGTCTGGCCCGCCGCCTGTTTCTGCCTTCTGCTTCGCGGCGCGAGGCGGCGCTGGTGGAATATGCCCAGGCTGTGGGCTATTTCCCGGAACCTGAGCCGTTGGGACATCTGTTTTTGCAGGCGCTGCAAGCCACGCTGGGCGTGGACGAGGCCTGGTTGTTTATGGCCGATGAGGGGCCACAGGGGATATTGGTGTTACGGCCGTTAACCGCCACCCCTCCCATGGAACCAGAATTGGAGACGGCCGATTTTGCCGCCGACAGCCCCTTCACCAGCCACTTGCGCCAGCAGAAAACGCCCCTGATCCAATATGATATGGATGTTTTGGACAAATTCCACCTGCTGCCAACACGAGAAAAGGAACTTCTGGCCCGGTGGCAGCGGGTGTTGTACATGCCGCTGACCAACGGCAGCAACCTGGAAGCGGTGGTGGCCCTCGGCGGCAAGCGTTCCGGCGAACCCTATGATCGTCAAGATTACGCCGAACTATCCACCTTATGCGCTCAGGCCAGCCCGCTGCTGGCGCAGGCGCGGCACATGGAGACGCTGCGGCGTATCAACGAATCCGTTTTGTACGCCAACCAGACGTTGGCGCGACAAAACCGGCACTTGCAAGAGTCTGTCACCCTATACAGCCATTATATTGATTTGGTGTCGCCGGAATTGAGACGGCCGTTCACCACCATTCACAGCAGACTCCTGAAACTGCAAGAAAGCGGTCCGGCAGAACCCATCCCGCAGCCGCTTGTCGCCAGCCTCAGCCAGGAATTTGCCAATTTGCGCCAACCGATAGAAACACTCATCAACCTGGCTGCCCGCGTTCAGTCGCGCCGCGGCTTCGACTTCCAACTGGTCCATCTGCCTGAAATTACCCGGCGGGTGATTCGTAACCTGGATACGATGGCCGAAGCGCGCCGCGTTACCATCGAATTTGAACCAGACCGGAACCTGCCGCTGGTGCTGGGCGACGCCGAACAGTTACAAGAGGCCATCCACAACCTGATCCACAACGCCATCAAATTTAATAAAATCGGCGGCCGTGTCCACCTGAACATGGACATTGACGGCAGTGACCTTTACCTGCAAATCGCCGATACGGGGGTGGGCATTCCCCCCGAACGGATGGAGAGTATCTGGAACGGGCTGACGGCCGTAAACACCAACGGCAGCAGTAAAAAACGGCCCAGTCTTGGCCTGACGCTGGCCCATTTCATTGTGGCCGCTCATGGCGGCCGGGTGCAGGCCAGCAGCCAATATGGCACAGGCAGCACCTTTACCATTTACCTGCCGCTGGTCTTTGCCGAAGAATGATAGACCCTGGCGGTGGTGTTCAGTGTTCAGTGTGTTTTCTTCAGAGGCAGCGCCGACTGAAAACTGGTTACTGAACACTGAACACTACCACTTGCTTTCTGAAACCCATAAGGTTGTTCCCGGAATCCTGTGAATTTTACGACGCCTCTGGCGCTTCTCCTGCTTTTATTAACTCCCTACCTGGTATGGCTTGGCTGGCCCCGGTCGGCGCGGTTTGTCTCGCGCCATTGGCGCGAATGGGTCAGCCTGGGGCTGCGCCTGCTGATTTTTGTCTTGTTGGTGCTGGCGCTGGCCGGTTTGCAGTTGGTGCGCGCCGCCGATGATCTGGCGGTGGTTTTTCTGGTAGACGCTTCCGACTCCATCAGCCCGGCGCAGGCGGCGCAGGCAGAAGCCTTTGTGCGCGACGCCATCACCACGATGGGGCCAAACGACCAGGCGGCGGTGATTGTCTTTGGTTCCAATGCCCTGGTGGAACGGCCGATGAGCGGCCTGGCGGAATTAGGCCCCATTTCCTCTGTGCCGCAGCGCTTGCAGACCGACCTGGCCGAAGCAGTTCGCCTGGGCATGGCGTTGTTTCCGGCGGGACACGGCCGTCGCCTGGTCATCCTGAGCGATGGGGCCACAACCGTGGGCGATGCGGAAGCGGCGGCGAAGCTGGCCGCCGCCGCCGGGGTGCAAATTGATTACGTGCCGCTGCTGCGCGAAGCCGCCACCGCCGAAGCCCTGCTCACCCAGGTGAGTGCGCCTACGCGCATTAGCCAGGGCGAAACCTTTCGCCTGGACGTGACCGCCGAAAGCACGGCCGACATGCCAGCGATGCTGCGGGTGTTGGCCGGCGGCCGTATTGTCTACGAAGAGGCGGTGCAGCTCCGGCGCGGCGTCAATAATTTTGCCGTGCGCCTGCGCGCCGCGGAACAAGAATTCGCCCGTTACCGGGTGCAGCTTACTCCCAGTGAAGACACCTACTTCCAAAACAACGAACTGGCCGCTTTTACCGAAATCACCGGGCCGCCGCGTGTGCTGCTGGTCGCCAACGAAGATTCCCTGGCCAATGATGGCTCACCGCGCCCGGATGAATCGCCCCAGATTAAACTGGCGCTGGAAGCTACCGGCCTGCAAGTAGACCGGGTAACGCCGGCCACGCTGCCCAGCAACCTGGCCGACCTGAGCAGCTACGCCAGCGTGGTGCTGGTAGACGTAAACGCCAAAGATCTGACCACGCGCAAAATGGAAGCCCTGCAAACTTACGTGCGCGATTTAGGCGGTGGTTTGGTGGTGGTGGGCGGGCCAGAAAGTTATGGCATGGGCGGCTATTTTAAAACGCCGCTGGAAGAGGTGCTGCCGGTGGAGATGCAGATCAAAGACCAGGAGCGCTTCCCATCGGTCAGCATTGTGATTGTGATAGACCGCTCTGGCAGCATGAGTATGGAAGAAGGGGGCGTGCAAAAGATTCAACTGGCGGCCGAAGGGGCCGCGCGGGTGGTGGAGCTGCTCAAAGATTTCGACGAGATTACGGTACTGCCGGTGGATACGCAGGTCAGCAATCCGATTGGGCCGCTGTCGGCCAGCGAACGAGAGAGGGCCATCGGCCTGATCCGGCAGATTAGCGCCGGCGGCGGGGGCATTTATGTGCGCACCAGTCTGGAAGCGGCGGCTGAGGCGCTGGCGGGCAGCACCAATCAGGTGAAACACATCATTCTGCTGGCCGATGGGGCGGATTCAGAGCAAAAAGAGGGTGTGCCGGAATTGATTGATGCGCTCACGGCTGATGGAGTGACGATTAGCACAGTGAGCATTGGGCAGGGGCCGGATACGGCGTGGTTGCAGGAGATGGCGCGGCGAGGCAACGGCCGTTTCCATTTCACCGACCGCGCCGCCAACCTGCCGCAAATTTTTACGCAGGAAACGACGGCGATTCAGCGCAGCTACCTGGTTGAAGAGCGATTCTTCCCGGAACTGGTCAGCAGCAGCCCTATTTTGGCGGGCATTACGGCCGTGCCGCCACTGTATGGCTATGTCGGAACCAGTCCCAAATCTACCGCCCAGGTCATTCTGAAAACCCACCTGGACGACCCGCTGCTGGCGGCCTGGCAGTATGGCCTGGGGCGTACCGTGGCCTGGACCTCGGACGCTACCGGGCGCTGGGGCACGGAATGGGTGCAGTGGGCCGGTTTCCCAGCGTTTTGGGCGCAGGCGGTGCGCTGGACGGTTGATCCGGAGCGAGACAGTAATGTGGAGACGGCCGTTGCCTTCGACGGCGCTATGGCTCGCCTGACGGTGGATGCCCGCGCTGATGGCGATTATCTGAACAACGTTACCATGACGGCCAACGTGGTAGACCCGGACGGCGTGGTGAGCAATCTGGTGTTGGAGCAGGTGGCTCCGGGCCAGTACCAGGCAGGGTTTACGCCGACGCAGGATGGCGCCTATTTTATTCGCGTAGACGGCCGTTCGGCGGCTGGCGACAGTGTGGTGGGGCAGACAGGCGGCTGGGTGTTGGGCTATTCGCCGGAGTACCAGCAGTTTGCCGCCCAGCCAGAACGGTTGGCCGCGTTGGCGGTGCTGGGCGGCGGCCAGGACGTGACGGAATTGGGCACGGCCGTGTTTGTCCACAACATCGTCGGCGAAGCGACCACGCGGCCGGTCTGGCCCTGGCTGGTGTTAACGGCCGTGCTGCTGCTGCCGCTGGATATTGCCGTGCGCCGCCTGGTCATTACCCGGCGCGATTGGCAGCGAGCCTGGGCGGCGACTTTTGGCCGTTGGCGGCCGCCGGTACAACCGGCGGCGCAGACGGAGCAGGTGTCGCGTTTGTTCCAGGCGAAAGAGCGGGCGGGCACGACACGGCCGTCGCCAACGACCCCTGTACAAGATTCGGCCAATCAGTGGTCCGCGGCGGCAGCCAAAAAAGAAGAGAATGAGGGGGAACGGCCGCTGCCAACGCCGCCAACCCCCGAAGCGCCTAAATCTGCTTCCTCTGCCATACCCGCGCCAGATTCATTGGCCGCCCGTCTGCTGGACAAAAAGCGACAGCAAAATCCCCCTTCTGGATCGTAAAAACGTCCGGCGTCACCCTGACCGATCAATCCCCCCAAATAAGCCAAACAAACCCATTGGCTCAGATAGGAATTTGGTCCTTGTTACCAAATGGCCTATTGAGTTTTTTGTTGGCATTACTCATACTATAAACAGGAATTCGAAGTAGAACATCGCTATTCCATTGTAAATATTTTATTGGTAGTGAAACAAACGGATTTAGTGGTAAAAAAGGAGTAGTATCCCATGAAGCGAGTATTCGTTTTAACAGCAGTGTTACTCGCCCTGGTTGTTGCTTTTAGTTCCTCGGCAGCGACCCACGACACCACCCTGATTGTGCAAGCGGAAAATGTGGCGACGGCCGTGTCCGTAGCCAAGGAGTATGGCGGCCAGGTTGATGAGGTCTTGGGCATCATCAACGCCGTTTCTGTGAGCATTCCCAGTGGGCAGGTGGCCGCTTTGAAGGCCGACCAACGAGTAACAGTTTTTGCGGATGATCTGGTGTCTTCGGCCAGCGCAAAACTCAAGAAACCCAAAGAGCCAGCGCCGTCAACCACCTTCCCCCTGGTAGTAGGCGCAGATAGCGTCTGGGAGGCAGGGATTGATGGGTCAGGTGTTACCGTTGCCGTCGTAGATTCTGGCATTGCCAAGATGGCCTGGAACAATGGGCGTGTCTTGAAGACGTATAACGCTGTTGACGACGGGCTGCAAAATCAGAAAGACCCCTATGGTCATGGAACCATGATGTCCAGCCTGATTGGCAATGATGCGGAATACAAGAAGAATGCAATTGGTATCGCCCCAGGCGCAGATTTTGTCAATGTGCGTGTCTTAGACGATGAGGGCAAAGGCTATTACACCGACATCATCGAAGGGTTGGACTGGATTTTGCAAAACAAGGATGCCTACAACATCCGCGTAGTGAATCTGTCCATCGTCGGTGGCGTCAGCAGCCCGTATTGGGCTGATCCCATCAACCAGGCGGTTGAGGTTCTGTGGGATGAGGGTATTGTGGTGGTGGTGGCGGCCGGTAACGGCGGCGTAGAACCGCTGACCATCGCAGCCCCTGGCAATGATCCCTTTGTGATCACTGTTGGCGCTTTTACGGATAATTACACCTGGGAAGATGAGAGTGATGATTACGTCACGCCATTCAGCGGGGCCGGCCCCACGGAAGTTGGCTTTGTTAAACCCGACGTGGTAGCTCCAGGCGCGCATGTATTGGTACAGGTGAAGCAGAACAGCTATTGGGCCCTGGCGCACCCTGATGCGCAGGTGCAGGGCAAGCATTATCAGATAGCCGGGACGTCGGCGGCAACGGCCGTTACCAGTGGCGTCGTGGCGTTGATGCTAGAAGCCAACCCCGACCTGACGCCCAATCAGGTGAAATACGCGCTGATGAACTCGGCCCGGCCGGCCGTGTATAGTGATGGCGCCCTGGCCTGGAGTATTTTACAGCAAGGGGCAGGGCGGGTGGATGCGGCAACGGCCGTGTTGAATCCGCCGATTGGCGAAGCCAATGTGGGCATGGTCGTTGGTGAGCCTTACGTTGGCCCCATCGTCTACCGCGACGGTGCGTTCATTGTCGTAGATGAAAATGGCGAACAGATCCCCGAAACGGCCGGCTATTCCTGGTCTGGCGGTTATTCCTGGTCTGGTGGCTACTCCTGGTCCGGCGGCTATTCGTGGAGCGGCGGCTACTCGTGGTCTGGTGGTTATTCCTGGAGCGGCGGCTACTCCTGGTCTGGTTCAACTGACTGGCAACCTTTAGCAGCCGGCGATGTTTGGCAGAGCGGTTACTCCTGGTCGGGTGGCTATTCCTGGAGTGGTGGTTATTCCTGGTCCGGCGGTTACTCCTGGAGCGGCGGTTACTCCTGGTCTGGTGGTTATTCCTGGTCTGGGCTGGCTGATGATGAATCGTAGAATTATCATCTGACTGTACTTTGGCCGCCTGCCACCTTTGGTCATCAATCAAGATTAAGATTTTGT
This DNA window, taken from Candidatus Leptovillus gracilis, encodes the following:
- a CDS encoding putative DNA binding domain-containing protein, whose translation is MLKNKPGQRLAYLPYADTELLAECLVALANGDGGLIVMGVDDEGRPSGTIWEEEAEGALRQAATMCRPPVPTQWQPVEQGAERLVGIYVPRSTELHSLHDGRVLVRSGSDNRPLSGDEIRSLSNSKSSAEFETEPVPGARPSDLDTAVVRDYLDRREGRGAGKVSSTDELLFEIGAIDRDGSPTTTGILLFGRNPQAFFPQSGVVFVRFPGTEPRGEDGGIGYGRRDEIAGPIARVVERAWNVIFEEMRVGAQVSQLVREELTEYPRFAVREALVNAIAHRDYRIKGRRIEVRMYADRLEIISPGGLPGYMTIDNLVEEHFSRNPRLVNGLYQWGYIEELGLGIDQMIEEMVQAGHPPPQFRATPHLFTVTLSNKRERAAPPKWTRSMNERQTRALNFIRENGSITNREYRELCPDVSAETLRLDMVDLVERGVLLKIGSKKGTYYILK
- a CDS encoding VWA domain-containing protein gives rise to the protein MNFTTPLALLLLLLTPYLVWLGWPRSARFVSRHWREWVSLGLRLLIFVLLVLALAGLQLVRAADDLAVVFLVDASDSISPAQAAQAEAFVRDAITTMGPNDQAAVIVFGSNALVERPMSGLAELGPISSVPQRLQTDLAEAVRLGMALFPAGHGRRLVILSDGATTVGDAEAAAKLAAAAGVQIDYVPLLREAATAEALLTQVSAPTRISQGETFRLDVTAESTADMPAMLRVLAGGRIVYEEAVQLRRGVNNFAVRLRAAEQEFARYRVQLTPSEDTYFQNNELAAFTEITGPPRVLLVANEDSLANDGSPRPDESPQIKLALEATGLQVDRVTPATLPSNLADLSSYASVVLVDVNAKDLTTRKMEALQTYVRDLGGGLVVVGGPESYGMGGYFKTPLEEVLPVEMQIKDQERFPSVSIVIVIDRSGSMSMEEGGVQKIQLAAEGAARVVELLKDFDEITVLPVDTQVSNPIGPLSASERERAIGLIRQISAGGGGIYVRTSLEAAAEALAGSTNQVKHIILLADGADSEQKEGVPELIDALTADGVTISTVSIGQGPDTAWLQEMARRGNGRFHFTDRAANLPQIFTQETTAIQRSYLVEERFFPELVSSSPILAGITAVPPLYGYVGTSPKSTAQVILKTHLDDPLLAAWQYGLGRTVAWTSDATGRWGTEWVQWAGFPAFWAQAVRWTVDPERDSNVETAVAFDGAMARLTVDARADGDYLNNVTMTANVVDPDGVVSNLVLEQVAPGQYQAGFTPTQDGAYFIRVDGRSAAGDSVVGQTGGWVLGYSPEYQQFAAQPERLAALAVLGGGQDVTELGTAVFVHNIVGEATTRPVWPWLVLTAVLLLPLDIAVRRLVITRRDWQRAWAATFGRWRPPVQPAAQTEQVSRLFQAKERAGTTRPSPTTPVQDSANQWSAAAAKKEENEGERPLPTPPTPEAPKSASSAIPAPDSLAARLLDKKRQQNPPSGS
- a CDS encoding S8 family serine peptidase: MKRVFVLTAVLLALVVAFSSSAATHDTTLIVQAENVATAVSVAKEYGGQVDEVLGIINAVSVSIPSGQVAALKADQRVTVFADDLVSSASAKLKKPKEPAPSTTFPLVVGADSVWEAGIDGSGVTVAVVDSGIAKMAWNNGRVLKTYNAVDDGLQNQKDPYGHGTMMSSLIGNDAEYKKNAIGIAPGADFVNVRVLDDEGKGYYTDIIEGLDWILQNKDAYNIRVVNLSIVGGVSSPYWADPINQAVEVLWDEGIVVVVAAGNGGVEPLTIAAPGNDPFVITVGAFTDNYTWEDESDDYVTPFSGAGPTEVGFVKPDVVAPGAHVLVQVKQNSYWALAHPDAQVQGKHYQIAGTSAATAVTSGVVALMLEANPDLTPNQVKYALMNSARPAVYSDGALAWSILQQGAGRVDAATAVLNPPIGEANVGMVVGEPYVGPIVYRDGAFIVVDENGEQIPETAGYSWSGGYSWSGGYSWSGGYSWSGGYSWSGGYSWSGGYSWSGSTDWQPLAAGDVWQSGYSWSGGYSWSGGYSWSGGYSWSGGYSWSGGYSWSGLADDES